GTGCGACGACGCGGCGTCGAAGGGCGCCCTGCGGGCTCGGGGCGGCTCAACGGGCTACATGTGGAAGGGCCTCGTCCAGGGCCGCCGCGAGGTCGGCCCGCAGGTCGGCGACGTCCTCCAGGCCCACCGAGAAGCGCAGGTGGCCGTATTCGCGGAAGGGCTCGGGGTAGGCGGCGACGCGGGGGCCGGAGGTGCCCACGTGCACGATCAGCGACTCGTCGTGCCCGACCGACACTGCCGAGGTGATCACCCGCAGCGCCGCTACGAAGCGATTCTGCACCGCGGCATCGCCCTTGAGCGCGAACGCCATGATCCCGCCGAAACCGCGCTCGCCGAACAGCCGGGCGGCGACGTCGTGCTGCGGGTGACTCGCCAGGCCCGGATAGGCGACGTAGGCGATCCGCGGGTCGGCGGCCAGGAACTCCGCCAGACGCGCGGCCGAGGCCTGATGCTGGTGCAGCCGCAACGGCAGAGTGACCGAGCCCCGCATGATCAGCCAGGCGTTGAACGGCGAGATCACCCCGCCGACGTCGACCATCGCCTCGGCGCGGATCGGTTCCACCAGGTCGGCGCGCCCGATCACGGCTCCGCCCATCGCGTCGCCGTGGCCGTTGACGTACTTGGTCAGCGAGTGGACCACCAGGTCGGCGCCGTGCTCCAGCGGCCGGAACAGT
The nucleotide sequence above comes from Gordonia sp. PP30. Encoded proteins:
- a CDS encoding aminotransferase class I/II-fold pyridoxal phosphate-dependent enzyme, encoding MTTRPDRTDPASLGEATLSVHGGNSSVRDHGEGAAIRVPITMANSYHLPYDPSTMDWSNPEHLTYTRNTGVNQIALQDKLAALEHGEDALALASGVAALHAVFFTHVNSGDHVVVSDTTYEATYKLWTSLLPRKYGITATFVDITDLDAVAAAIRPNTRLVATEVIANPTTKVADIPALAELTRSRGVILMVDSTFTPPPLFRPLEHGADLVVHSLTKYVNGHGDAMGGAVIGRADLVEPIRAEAMVDVGGVISPFNAWLIMRGSVTLPLRLHQHQASAARLAEFLAADPRIAYVAYPGLASHPQHDVAARLFGERGFGGIMAFALKGDAAVQNRFVAALRVITSAVSVGHDESLIVHVGTSGPRVAAYPEPFREYGHLRFSVGLEDVADLRADLAAALDEALPHVAR